The following proteins come from a genomic window of Kwoniella bestiolae CBS 10118 chromosome 3, complete sequence:
- a CDS encoding haloacid dehalogenase, type II translates to MENCKALIFDCYGTLIDWEQGSYNALQPIFQQKTCPVPEKVFETLGKIKARIQAEDKTMLYPAVLKEAYRVLTGELRLWYDEEAAEAYALSVGAWPAFPDSQDALSVLKGLDVKLVIHSNVDNASFEETRQRLEGSWGSFDNVFTAEDIGSYKPDYRNFHHILQALEEEYEIQPNEVAVVANSKRADIAPARRLGLKTVWINRPEAILGVKGYEDVRPDYEFGGMEEFAEELKRIKEDA, encoded by the exons ATGGAGAATTGCAA AGCTTTGATATTCGATTGTTATGGT ACTTTGATA GACTGGGAACAAGGATCCTATAATGCTCTCCAGCCAATATTCCAACAGAAGACTTGTCCCGTCCCGGAAAAGGTATTTGAGACGCTAGGAAAGATAAAAGCCAGGATACAAGCCGAGGATAAGACGATGTTATATCCTGCTGT GCTGAAGGAAGCTTATAGGGTTTTGACGGGGGAGCTGAGACTGTGGTATGACGAAG AAGCGGCAGAGGCATATGCTCTCTCAGTGGGAGCATGGCCCGCCTTTCCCGACTCGCAAGATGCCTTGTCAGTCCTGAAGGGACTGGATGTGAAGTTGGTGATTCATAGTAATGTGGATAATGCGTCATTTGAAGA AACTAGACAGAGACTGGAGGGGTCTTGGGGGAGTTTCGACAACGTATTTACAGCAGAGGATA TCGGAAGCTACAAGCCTGATTATAGAAATttccaccacatcctccaagccctggaagaggagtatgagaTTCAGCCGAACGAGGTGGCGGTAGTGGCTAATTCGAAGCGAGCGGATATAGCACC GGCGAGACGACTTGGTCTCAAGACAGTATGGATAAATCGACCGGAAGCTATACTTGGTGTTAAGGGGTATGAAGATGTGAGACCGGATTATGAGTTTGGAGGTATGGAGGAATTTGCTGAGGAGCtgaagaggatcaaggaGGATGCATAG